In Tumebacillus amylolyticus, the genomic stretch CAAACGTTCTCTGTTCAATTTCTCGGATCACATCTTGGAGACCCGTTTTGATCGTTCGGAATGCTTTCAGACGCTCTTCGTTGTTGAGAAACCAAGTATGGTAAACCGACTCGGTGTCGTTGCGGTAGTCCGTGATCAATTCAATAAATTCCATCTCTGCTAACCTCCCAGAACATTTCACAGTTTCCTAGCTTAATTATAACGGGACGAACTTCCGCAAATCCACACATTTTCTAGGTACGATAGAAACAAAAGCGTAAGGAGGGGACCGTCGATGTTTACAGCAGGAAATCCAACCTTTTGGATCGCGTTCTTGGCAGGGTTGTTGTCGTTCGTCTCGCCTTGCTGTCTGCCTTTGTATCCGTCTTACTTGTCTTACATTACAGGGGTTTCGTATGAGCAGATGCAAGACCAACGGGACCAAGGAGCGGTAAAAAGGCGTGCTTTGGCACACGCCCTGTTTTTTGTGTTGGGCTTCTCCATCATCTTTGTTGCACTCGGGCTCTCAGCAGGTACGATCGGGCGAGTGTTCTCTACTTATAGCACACTCATTCGCCAGGTCGGCGGGATCGTGATCATCGTCATGGGGCTGTTTATGGCGGGATTCCTGCGTGTCGAGTGGCTCATGCGTGAAATGAAATGGCACACGGCCAAAAAGCCGGCGGGGTATCTCGGGGCTGTTATCGTCGGGATCAGTTTTGCAGCCGGGTGGACGCCGTGTATCGGCCCGATTCTGGCTTCTGTGCTTGTCGTTGCCGCCACGAATCCGGTGAGCGGAATGAGTTTAATGGTGTTTTACTCGCTCGGATTTGCAATTCCTTTTTTGATCATGGCCTACACGTTGGGCTCCGTTCGTTGGTTGCTCAAATATTCCGGAATGTTGAGCAAAATTGGGGGAATCGGGATGGTCCTCATGGGTATCCTGCTGATCACCAATGCCATGACCTCGATTACGACATACTTGATCCGTATCTTCGGAGGATTTACAGGTTTCTAAAATGGAGTTGATATGTACCGGTGGCACAGCGGTCCGACATTTCGGAACGGAAAGCTACGCCTCCAAATCTCTTTCAGGGGGGATTTTTAGGGCCTGTTGGGTGTGGTACATGCAGAGAAGAGATGCCGGACCTGCTAGCCACATACAGTAAGTATCAGGACAAGATTGCGTTCTACGGGGATAAACCTAAGCGCTAGGGGGAATGAACAGAATGAATGAAGGGCTCAACGCTTTGATTTGGGGGATTGGCACGAGCGCAGTTGGGCTTGGATTGGCCGCCGTCGTGGTATTGCTGTTTCGGAGGTTCGTGATTAAAGTCATTGCGCCGGCACTTTGTTTATCTGCCGGCGTTATCTTTAGTCTGCTTCTCTTCCACCTTGTACCTGAAAGTCTTGAGGTTGCAAGTTTTTGGGTGCTTGTGATCGGGGTTGGTCTTGGGATGTGGGTCGTGAAAGTTTTGGATCACTGGTTTCATCGGGTGATCATCTTTACAGAGAATGCCGAACGTGACTTGTTGATCCGCAGTGGAGTCTTCGTCGCGCTCGGCATCTCACTACATAACTTTCCAAATGGGATCGCGTTGGGGGCTCTGTTGCATTCACAACCGAACATCGGACTCGACCTAGCGAAAGCGATGGTGGTACACTACATTCCGGAAGGCTTAACGATGGCTTTGCCATTGGTCGTTAGCCGGATGCGTATCTCGTTTCTTGTGGTGGCATATGGTTTGGCCGTAGTACCCACGGGGATCGGAGCTTGGATAGGTAGCCTTTTTGGGACAGTAAGTCCGCTTTTCACAGGATTGTTCTTGGCCGCCGCAATCGGCAGCATCCTCTACGTGGCAACGTTTGAGTTGTTGAAGCAAGGAATTTTACGTCTAGGATATGTGTATGGAATCGCGGCGGCCTTGGCCGGAGGGATATTGGGTGTTTTCATCGTCTAAAAAGCAATCACTTCAAACCAAAATTGCATGGATTTTGACGGGTTTGGCGTTTGTAGTCGTCGTCTTGGCAGCTTGGATTCTGGATTCGATCGACCATTACCACTTCATGCAATACGTTGATCAGAATCGGGAGATGCGCAACCAACGAATCGCCAACGTCTTATCGCAAGCCTACGAGCGAGATGGGGGATGGAAACAGCACACAGGGGAAGATGTCGCAAGATTAAGTTCCTTGGAAGGTTTGCACATCCATCTCCTGAATAGCGAGCATGAGAAAGTCTGGGCGAGTGACACGCCCTCCCAAGAAGGTGTTCACGACACGGTGACCATCCAGAGTGCCGGTCTAACGGTCGGCTACCTAGAGATTTCGTACGTTGATCCTGACTCATACAGCCAATTGGATTACCACTTTCGACAAGCGATGACGCAGGGCGTATTCAGCACCATTGTACCGGTGTTGATGATTGCGCTGGGTGTAAGCTGGTTCCTGTCACGTCGAATTTCACGGCCGCTCGTGGAGATGAACAAACTGGCAGGGCAGATGCGTCGGGGAAACTGGGGATTGCGTATTCAAAAACCGGGCGGAGGCGTAGAACTGACTCAATTGGCTGAATCGCTGAATCACCTGTCCGAAGAGTTGCAGAAACAGGATATGCTCCGCCGACATCTCACATCCGATGTCGCGCATGAATTACGTACTCCGTTGACAACGTTGAAAGGTCATCTCGAAGCGCTGAGTGATGGCGTTTGGGAACCCTCCAAGCAACGCTATGACACCATCAGCTCGGAGGTGGAACGGTTAATAGGCCTCGTGTCGAGTTTGGAGAAGTTGACGGCTGCGGAGAGTGACAGTCTGGACCTGAGAAACCAACCAATTGACTTGGTCGAGCTATCCAAAGACACTGTGGAACTGATCCAACCTTCTTTTGATCAAAAGGGGGTGAAACTGATCATGCACCCTGCTGAATCCGTCACAGTCATGTTGGATGCAGACAAATGGAAGCAGATTCTCTTGAATTTGCTGGACAACGCATTAAAGTACACCCCACCAGAAGGGCGAGTTGAAGTCACCATCAAAATGGCGAAAAGAAAGGTGGTTTTCGAAGTTTCAGACAAGGGTGTTGGGATTTCAGAGGAGCATCTGCCTTATCTATTTGAAAGGTTTTACCGCGTGGACCGATCCCGAAACCGATCAACGGGCGGTGCCGGAATTGGTCTTGCGATCGTCAATAAGTACGTAGAGGCTCATGGCGGGACCATACAGGTAGAGAGCAAAATTGGGTTAGGTACCACGTTTCGTATTGAGCTTCCAACTATAGAAAAAAGCCTTCCCCGTTAGAGCGGGAAGGCTTTTTTTTGACCTGTCGTAGCCGCAAAATAACTTAGAAAAAAGCCGGAGTTGTTACTCCGGCATGTTATTCGCGCTCGCGTCCGGGGTGAAGGATGGCTTGTAGCCTTCGTACTTCAGCTCCGTCATCATCCCGGCTGCCGCATGGTGCAGATCGTGGCAGTGGAACATCCAATCGCCGTCGTTGTTTGCTTGGAAGGCGATCACGTATTCTTCTCCGGGGCGAACATTTAGGGTGTCTTTCATAATGTCAGATTGAAGTGGTTGGCCGTTCTTCGTCAGGACTTGGAAGAAATGTCCATGCAAGTGCATCGGGTGATCGCTGGTGCCGACGTTTTTGAAGGTCACTTTGACCCAGTCGTCTTTTTTCACGGTCAGTGGCGGGATGTCGGGGAAGACTTGGCCGTTGATCGTGTATTTTTCCTCACCGGAGGCATCTTTGCTATTGTTCAAGATCATCTGGAACTCCTTATTGTATTTCTGGTCTTTGGGCGTTTCTTTCGCACCGTATTTGGTGAGGTCTACAGTCGACAGTTTGTCGTTGGAGGTGTGCTCCATTTGCGGTTTCTTTCCACCGACGATCACTGGGATGTTGATGTCTTCCGCTGCTGCGGAGTCGTTATAATCGTCAACCGTGAAGCTGTCACTTGCGGTGAATTCAATGTCATAACGCTCGCCCGGTGCGATGGCGACCAGTTCATTTTTCAGCTCGGTCGGGACTTGGATGGGTTGACCGTCTGTATCCGTAATTTTAAAGGGCTGATTATGCAGATTGATCAAGTGCGTTTGGAAACCAGCGTTGACGAAGCGCAACTTCACGCGCTCGCCGGCTTTGAGATTGATCGGCTGAATCTTGGAACCAGCCGCACCGTTGACTGTGAAGAGGTTGTACATTTGCTTCATCATCTCGTCATGAGAAGCGTTGCCGCTCATATTCATACTGCTGTGATCCATGCCAGACATCCCGGACATGTTGCTATGATCCATACCGCTCATCCCCGACATGCTGTTGTTCGAGCCAGCCATCCATTCGTCGAGGACGAGGGTTACGTCTTTGTCATACTTCACCGTGGGATTTTTCGGATCGACGATAATGGTGCCGTAGAGTCCCATGTCTTCTTGCTCCGCACTTTTCTGGTGGGAGTGGTACCAGTAGGTACCTGGTGTGGTCGCGGTAAATTCGTAGGTGAAAGATTCACCCGGTTTCACTGCGTTCTGCGTCACGCCCGGAATTCCGTCCATCGCGTTGGGGACCGGCAGACCGTGCCAGTGAATCGAGGTCGGGTCCGGCAGGTTGTTTTTCAGCGTGACGCGCACGGTGTCACCCTCCGTAACTCGGATCTGTGAACCCGGCACGCTGCCGCCGTACGTCCAAGCTTCAAACTGGACACCGTCTTTCAAGGTGATTTTTTTCGGCTCAGCAGTCAGGTTGAATTCCTTAACTGTCTTGCCGTTTTCAGAGATGACTTTTGCCTTTGCGACTTGAACTCTATTTGTAAAATCTCCGGGAGACTTCATAAAGACCATGAACCCGGAAGCGATAGCCAATGTGATAAAGGTTCCGCCAACGATCAATTTTGCCTTCTTGTTCATTGAGTTCTACCTCCACTCTTTCTGATCTGCATCCAGTATATTACCTAAATGTGTAGATGCAGTGTAGTAATACTGATTATTTTTTGCTCTGTCATCGTTACTCAATCATACCTGCAGGAAACCTACACTAAATGTACATAATTATGTTCTACGATTAGGAGGATCAAGTCTAAAGGAAGGGAAGAATATCAAATGAAAAAAATGATGCCCCTTGCACTGGGAATTGTACTGGTAGCAAGTCTGCTGACGGCTTGTTCCAGCAACTCCAAAAGCAACAACTCGGGGAATATGCCGGGCATGGACCACAGCAAGATGGACATGGGCGGCAACAACCAGCAAAATAATACCCAAACCAAGTAAAGCACGCAGTCCGCACGCCGAGTGCGGGCTTTTTTATACAGGATAGAAGGAAAATGCGGATATGCACTCATGGAAGCGGTACGTAAGAACACCATGCACTACTGGATTATGTAGGAGGGATCTGTATGCAGTACCGTGGGTTATTGACAGCCTTGTTGCTTATGGCTGTCTTGGCAGGAGTCAAGAATGCAAATGGGCTTGAGCAAAACGTCGCATCACGAAATGGGACTGAACCAGGAACGGTCGCTTCTTTGCCACAACCGGGTTATGCGGCTCCGGACTTCATCCTGACAGATTTAGAGGGTCGTCATGTGAAGATGAGCGAATTAAAGGGCAAGAAATTGTTTTTGAACTTCTGGGCCTCTTGGTGCCCGCCGTGCAATGACGAGATGCCGGACGTCGTAAAACTGAGCCAGAAGTACAAGGGGCAAGTGGAATTCTACGGCGTCAATCTAACCGCTCAAGACAAACTTGAGGCTGCACGAAAGTTCGTGGAAACTTACAAGGTCAACTTCCCAACCCTATTAGATCGCAACGGTGACGTCGCGCGGCGGTATCAGGCCTTCGCCATCCCGACCACCCTTACAGTTGACCAAAATGGGATTGTGGTGGATCGCCGAAATGGTCAATTGTCACCGACCGCAATGGAAGGATTAATTCGAAACTTGGTGGAGTTGAAGTGAAATGGCATTGCTGGGATCTTCTCTTAGTTTAGGCTTGTGGACGGTATCATCCACGTGGATTGGCTTGATTGTTGGATTTTGCATGATGCTGTGGTTCGTTCAAAATGAGACGCGCAAGGCAGGCTATGACGGAAAAAAGTTACGTGAAGCGGTAGGGGATAGTGTTTTCTATGGTGTTTTCGCTGCGCTGTTAACCCCCATATTTGTCATCCCGCGAGAGGTTCTGGATCGTCCGTTTCAGATTTTGCTGGGTGGATTGATCCCATATGCATCATGGGTAGGTTGGACAATCGGACTTGTGTACTTTTTCTGGAGACTGCGAAAGCAACAGATCCCGTGGACGACGCTGTTGGACGTTTTGGTGCCAGCATTTCTGGCAGGCTGGAGCGCTTATTCGTTGCTCGTTGTGGAATATGGAACTCGTACCGGGATGTT encodes the following:
- a CDS encoding cytochrome c biogenesis CcdA family protein, whose product is MFTAGNPTFWIAFLAGLLSFVSPCCLPLYPSYLSYITGVSYEQMQDQRDQGAVKRRALAHALFFVLGFSIIFVALGLSAGTIGRVFSTYSTLIRQVGGIVIIVMGLFMAGFLRVEWLMREMKWHTAKKPAGYLGAVIVGISFAAGWTPCIGPILASVLVVAATNPVSGMSLMVFYSLGFAIPFLIMAYTLGSVRWLLKYSGMLSKIGGIGMVLMGILLITNAMTSITTYLIRIFGGFTGF
- a CDS encoding ZIP family metal transporter, which produces MNEGLNALIWGIGTSAVGLGLAAVVVLLFRRFVIKVIAPALCLSAGVIFSLLLFHLVPESLEVASFWVLVIGVGLGMWVVKVLDHWFHRVIIFTENAERDLLIRSGVFVALGISLHNFPNGIALGALLHSQPNIGLDLAKAMVVHYIPEGLTMALPLVVSRMRISFLVVAYGLAVVPTGIGAWIGSLFGTVSPLFTGLFLAAAIGSILYVATFELLKQGILRLGYVYGIAAALAGGILGVFIV
- a CDS encoding ATP-binding protein: MFSSSKKQSLQTKIAWILTGLAFVVVVLAAWILDSIDHYHFMQYVDQNREMRNQRIANVLSQAYERDGGWKQHTGEDVARLSSLEGLHIHLLNSEHEKVWASDTPSQEGVHDTVTIQSAGLTVGYLEISYVDPDSYSQLDYHFRQAMTQGVFSTIVPVLMIALGVSWFLSRRISRPLVEMNKLAGQMRRGNWGLRIQKPGGGVELTQLAESLNHLSEELQKQDMLRRHLTSDVAHELRTPLTTLKGHLEALSDGVWEPSKQRYDTISSEVERLIGLVSSLEKLTAAESDSLDLRNQPIDLVELSKDTVELIQPSFDQKGVKLIMHPAESVTVMLDADKWKQILLNLLDNALKYTPPEGRVEVTIKMAKRKVVFEVSDKGVGISEEHLPYLFERFYRVDRSRNRSTGGAGIGLAIVNKYVEAHGGTIQVESKIGLGTTFRIELPTIEKSLPR
- a CDS encoding multicopper oxidase family protein, encoding MNKKAKLIVGGTFITLAIASGFMVFMKSPGDFTNRVQVAKAKVISENGKTVKEFNLTAEPKKITLKDGVQFEAWTYGGSVPGSQIRVTEGDTVRVTLKNNLPDPTSIHWHGLPVPNAMDGIPGVTQNAVKPGESFTYEFTATTPGTYWYHSHQKSAEQEDMGLYGTIIVDPKNPTVKYDKDVTLVLDEWMAGSNNSMSGMSGMDHSNMSGMSGMDHSSMNMSGNASHDEMMKQMYNLFTVNGAAGSKIQPINLKAGERVKLRFVNAGFQTHLINLHNQPFKITDTDGQPIQVPTELKNELVAIAPGERYDIEFTASDSFTVDDYNDSAAAEDINIPVIVGGKKPQMEHTSNDKLSTVDLTKYGAKETPKDQKYNKEFQMILNNSKDASGEEKYTINGQVFPDIPPLTVKKDDWVKVTFKNVGTSDHPMHLHGHFFQVLTKNGQPLQSDIMKDTLNVRPGEEYVIAFQANNDGDWMFHCHDLHHAAAGMMTELKYEGYKPSFTPDASANNMPE
- a CDS encoding TlpA family protein disulfide reductase, translated to MQYRGLLTALLLMAVLAGVKNANGLEQNVASRNGTEPGTVASLPQPGYAAPDFILTDLEGRHVKMSELKGKKLFLNFWASWCPPCNDEMPDVVKLSQKYKGQVEFYGVNLTAQDKLEAARKFVETYKVNFPTLLDRNGDVARRYQAFAIPTTLTVDQNGIVVDRRNGQLSPTAMEGLIRNLVELK